ACGATGCCGCATATTGAACCCACCGCAACCCCGGAGAGAAAACAGAACACCCCGGTTAGGTCGGAATCGATCAATGATATCAGTTCTACCCTTTTGAACATCTCCCATGTATCAGCCGATGCCTGTATGAAGCCTTTGTTATAAACACCTACATGAACAAATCCCCAACGATTCCCATATGTGATCAGTGTTGAGGCAAATCCCGAGTAACAGTCAGCACATGAGAACAAAAACTCGTCGTTGTCCCCTGCAACCAAGTTTATGGCACGGGCTGAACCGCGAATTGTTCCGATAACCGGAACAATGGCTGAACCTATGCATACACTTCCTACCAAATGCTTGAAGGTGTCATGGAAAGCCGCCCGAGTGTTGATATCGACTCCGCAAGCAAAATTCATGTATCTGATTCGTGAGATTGTGACATACAGCATGTTCTTGATCACTTGCATACTCCATAAGAAGGAAAGCAGGATGACTACGATGAACACGATGTCTAAGCTGGTTCCGGTGGCGGTTGCTCCTCCGATTCCGGTCACCGAGAAAGAGGAGTAGACTAAACAGGTTATGATGGAAACAATGACAAATGTAGTGGTGTTATAAGGTGGAGCAGATGTGGAAACTGTGAGGATCTTGGATGCATAGTCAAATCTGGAATTCACCCAACAGGCATAGAGGGATTGGATGACGCCTGAAATGATTGCAATTGTACCTGCTGCCAAACTTAGAGGAGATCCAATCAGTATATGGAGCACACCGACAGCACATGTTAGCAGGGGCGTAAACCAGAAGACAGCTTTGATGGCCTTTGATGGACAGTGGAAAGTGATGGATTGCCATATAAAAGAAACGATGCCAGCAGAAGCCGTTGAAACAAGAAGTGGAGGGTACCATTTCTTGGGGTGGAAACGATCGGTACTACCGGCATAGATGAGGCCGCGGATAGTTAAGACGATAACTAAGATGGAGACGAGGAACAATTGAACGAAGAAAATTATTTGAAAGAGCTTCCTGAGGAGCTGCCCCCCCACAGTTGGTTCTATCTTGATGCTTGGTTCTTGTTGTACCTGTCAGTCAACCAGTTAAAACCAAAAATTAAAGATGGAAGGTCAAGATACaagaattgattaaatgaaatgaaaagataaGCTGGGGGAAGATTTTCTCAGAAGAAACAAGAAATGGGGTTGAAAGAGACCTTAACAATGGCTGTGGATTGAGTTCTTTGTCCTTGAATCTGCATATTAGAGCCCGTAGATCTTTCCATTGTTGATCTTCGTCTTCCTTAGCAGCCACGATTATAAGCAAGAGTTGATAAAACTTGAACTACTCTTCCCAGATTTCAAGaacatttttatttgttattgttGAAACCAAGACTCAATTACTTGTTGAAGTCTTCTAATACTAATCATGGTTCACGCATTTTCATGAGTTGACCAACCCcttttccttcctttttcctttttctatttaAAGATTTAGACTAACCTGGAAGTCAGGTTATCAACTTATCCATCCATCCTACcgatacttttttttttataatttataaatatttttatttaaatataaatatcaaaaaataatatttaatattattgtaaatagtaaaataaattttttatagtaaaataaaattttttccctttcttttacatttatattaagttttaatatcattcattatatgtttgtgagaaaattattttttagaatACGAATTATTTTTAAGAGTACCCCAATACTATAGGTGTCAAGTTACTTTAATCCATGCTATGCATGTTAGGAAGCAAAATTGTGAAAAGCACATGCACAAAGAAATTCGATACATGTAGATATCAAGTTGAGGGTCAACAGGTTATCTAGTAATTAGCCCAACCAATTGAATTTAATACAATGGAAGTTACTCTCATGGTTGTCGACTTCTGCCCTATAAAAACTCATCCATTCATCATGTCTTCCCACCAAAAATCTTCCAAACCTCTCCAACTTTCCAAAAAACACTTGTTtgtttttacttatttttttggGAGATGGCAGAATTTGCCAATTACATCGTCAATATAGTGAAATCTCCAACtcaatttatttttgttattttaattttgCAAAAGATATTatgattttcaaattttaatactATATGGCATATACAATGCCGGTTTATATATGGCATCTACAATGGCAAAGTTAAAATTATTTCGGATTTGGTTGTTGCCATGGTGAAAAGATAGAGGCCAGAAACGTTTACATTCCATTTCCCATGCAAGGAAGTTAGCATCATGCTTGAAGATGTCACTTTATTATTAGCATGCCAATCATCGAGGAGGCGTGAACTCTACAGGAACCGACAACGAAGGCCAACAGTGGCCGGTCAGCGATGGTCGAGGTGGCCTATGATGGTGGCCCAATGGTGGAACCCATTTTCAATTAATTGCTCAAATTGTAGGGTCATGGGATTAAATTTTGGTGAAcaaattaatttcatattttgcgATCTTTTTGGCAGAACCCATAGGATATTTGACTTTTACCCAGAAGACCTAAAGAATGTTTAGGATGGAACCATGAAAATCTTTGGCTGGTTAGAGTGATTTTAATTTTTTGCAATTTTATACCATGCTATATGAGATTATGTGaaattaaaattgacaaattatgtTCAGGCATATAAAATAAGCATGTCATGTAGTTTAGGAAAAAATGTCACTTGTACTTATCATTACATATTTAATcattcatgattgaaattgaaataaaaacattgcatagttttttttttttcaatattgaGTGGGAGAAGGTCCCAAAACAAGACTTATGGCCTCCATAAATGATCTTTATATGATGGCATGATAATACTTCGAGCTGGTTTTATCTTGGTCGCACCTCACAGTAAGTATTATTATGTTAAAAGATTTCCTTTAAGAGGATAACTAGTCATATATGATACTTATTGAGATTATCAATAGCACCCCTCACTTAATCCGAGTAAGAGATGCAACATTTAAAAACTAAACTCACCACTTAAACATATTTTTGCTTTCATGATTCTTCTCAAAACTTATCTTTCACCTACACATTTAGAGACAAATGCGTTAAACTACATAAAAAACTTAGTAAGTGCctaattgaattttagtatcttaccattcatttatttaaacataattaaataatttaaactaaaataaattaataagttacTCATACCATCTAATAACATTATCTTAATTCATGCAATTCACCATTCAATCcataaatcatttaattaaatttattatccaTTTCTATCATTTAATCATATGGTTCCGTACGTGTTTACATATGTCACATATATCACTAATAGATTGTGGTCATAATTAGAATTTCGGTAATAGAACCCCCAAAGTCTTAGACCCACCTATTAACTAATGTATCTTTGAAATGGTGTTAATCTAAGTTTGGTCACGAACAATACACTCACATCAAATGTGCATCATTTGTAATGGCATGTCAGATGAGGTATCTCTTTTGTCTTGATATAATGTGAAAACCCTTGAGCTTGTTATTAATTTGAGATCAACTAGAGAGTAGTGTGCCTATAGAATGGGTTGACAACAAATTAGTTACAAATTAATTTTAGGGAGCCCAAATCCACCCATTAATGGCAACACAAATGTTGCATGTGACAATTTGGTATCTTAAAATCTGAAAATTCTCAATTAATTGCTTAAGCCAACATTACAATGGTTATGAAGCCTTTAAATGTAAACTTACTATCTAATTTTCCCATTCCCCAAACTCTATAACCATCTCTTCTCATTTTGAATCTCTTTCATTTGCAAAATTTGATTAAGACTTAATCCATAAACCATAGGTTTTTCAAGGTTTGAACACTAAATCTGAACCTAAATCCTTGATCCTTAAATCTTATCTCTCAAACCCTAAATTAATACGATTTAGGATTcgaagaacaagaaaaaaaaagataggTTTAAGGCTAGGAAATGGATATGGAATGTAAGAGGAGGAAGTGTCACagatcatatttttatatttcgaTCTCAAGCTTTAAAGTCAACAACCTTGAATGTAAACTATAGCAAAAGAAGTCGACAACCTCGTATGTCAACTATGTAGTCTAAATTAAACTCTACACCCTTCGATATTGAGTCcaatactattttattattagattcCCTTTTTGAAAAGATTCCAAATGActattgatcgcgtgattcgtaacaagtaataaatatttataatgaagatcaaaccaagactaactattatcacgacgaaatgGCAAGCACacttatcgaacaatagtatagtaatggcaagatcgggatatcgtacccaaggaaaccaaaagtactagtaataactatcttttttattatctagcctaagaataatggggttttgttttaattgactaattatctaaactaagaacacacagagaaaagaattggggaattgcttttgggaaaatcgattgacttgagacaatacctaaagaaaaatccacctagactttacttgttattctggctccgaaccagacgatttattcattcaacttgttccgtagagatccctaagttatgttattatccctatgcaagactaataacgtctaatccctagattgaataactaagacttttctctaattaacattctagggttgcagtaactctatctatggatccccttattaggtttcaccctaatccagaaaaatcttgtcaccttatttctaggtgcgcaatcaactccgcttaattatgacaaaagtactcttagacaggatctattcctcctctgaataagagcatgtcttgaatcagtatgctgggatatcaaaacaagaattaagaacaagttaaataattatcatacgattcagaaaataagaacaagatttgtcttaggtttcattccccttaggtatttaggggttttagttcataactaaataagaaaacatctcagaagaataaagaatacaaaacataaagaaaacccaaaactcctgaagggaaattgaggagagatcttcagtctggATGATGAATCTgatttctgagatggatcaattggcttccttggagtaattccttaccctccTATTCTCCGTCTctcctttttctcctcttctagggtgtatttataggctttggaatgcctagaagccctcaaaaattgccttttctgaattggacttaacttgggctcgaaaGGGACACACCCAtatgccacggccgtgtgacgtgattgtcaGGTCGTGTTCAATTTGTTAAATTGCACAtagccgtgtgggtcaatggccaagccgtgtgaatcgtgaaagccttggttaacaccctcgaaagacatgggcgtgtgagctacccgtgtggcaaggcttaggcagtgtcatcttctcgatttggcccgttttgtcccttttttggctcgtttttggctacttttgctctcctatgctctcttaagtataaaacatgaaattaaagccttaggagcatcaaattcaccaattctaatgagaaatcatccataaaatgcattaaacatggggtaaaaatatgtataatttacggtttatcaaataccccacacttaagcatttgcttatcctcaagcaaaattctcaactcataatcaaaataaatctttctcaacttataatttctatcaataatatctcaaattaatccataggtaatcatacattgagaatttaactaaaagaacataaaagtttcaatcattccaagttgagcattttattccgaaaacataggtgtcttcctTCATCTAAGTAAGTACTTTTAATTCAGattatcacagagttttacatcctcactaaagattcactcaaatcaatcgaggtgttttaaggacaataaaggaagcactcaatagtcaataatggaaattcattaccatatgcttgcatgaaaatcaaatctccaccattataatttaatatgatacatcaatcaaaaggtctttagaggtttgtaatgaggcttggttagggggtgtggtcacaagctgaaagaaagggttagaattgagattgaattgaaaagttgcctaactagaaaaagagttaatcttcacttcgtacaacagagcttctctcagaattatgaaattacagatatgcatatatagtttttttttttaagaacaagttaaataatatagactaaatatcaagaacaaaacatagctaggcaatccattcaactcaaatctcgacaaaaatagggattaatttaggggatttcaatcaataatgggttaaaggttaatattaagggtaatacaagaattggtttgttaggctcaaggaggTTTACTAGGGATTAATTGTgggggtaggcttttcatggcatgagtgggttaatcctaagtgccttaatcattttgatatatcaaatcaaatggtgtggtctcgacatgcataatcaagcaagttctagaataacagttcaatactgatgcactcaaagaaataataaaagtgagcatgaaaggatgaatagatgctcaaatggctcaaaaatctcacaaaaattatgggtttttgatgtttagactcgtgaattccaattcaaagtaatacttagacttggggaaacagcctaagattttgaattcttaaaatccaactcatcatgcttgattctctattgtcttaaagtttaaataatcaatacataaatccctatgttttaattcaagatatatcaatcaaaatcataaattaattaaaatttattctaaatatgatatgagagtttttcaagagaacaagatgattatttagggatttttctgataataaaataaataccccccacacttaatatgtacattgccctcaatgtacaaagatagatattagagtataaaaatatgatagggagagaagtgaaacttcctgtatgatgaattcctagaactagagttttggagagtgatcagttcgagagtggaggaaGATACtctggcggtcgtagaggtttattaggccataagtcttgcgtcaaaagaatattatatctagtggtagctatgttcatggtcgagcaggacatggcattCGTAGAGaccctttcccggtggagttttagttcctatgtgatgatcagcttaagagctctatataactgtgataaaatcaggaactttttagaggatattaggaagaataattactcgaaaagaaataaccgaaatttataataaaattttaaatctgctaaaaaataaaaataaaaaaaataaaaagtagtttgaataaaaattaaaaacataaaataataaaataaatatttctaaacatctttatcactagatggttcgcgaggtgggactggcgatgagatgtggaggtgctgacaaatctgctgtagagtagcatcaatgttgtcaaatcattgaaaacactgcttctcgaatcgggtgaggcgctcagagatgtcagcatatgaagtcgccgcatgaactggacgagagggtgatggtggctgagtcagtgggtcctcgtgctgtgggggtaCAGCTGTGTGGAGGaaaaatggaaggaaaagagaggggaaagtGAGGATTAATACAGGTGGAGTGGAGTTTAGGGTGGTTTGGGGGTTGAGGAAGTGAGAATCTATGGAATGGTAGTCGAAATAGGGATTAGGGAGTGGAGAGggggagatttcggctagggttttgaaaggaagaagaaaatgaacagtgatttgGTTATATAGGgaagggtcacacggcctagggctACGCCGTGTACTCTGAAAGTGAG
This is a stretch of genomic DNA from Gossypium arboreum isolate Shixiya-1 chromosome 11, ASM2569848v2, whole genome shotgun sequence. It encodes these proteins:
- the LOC108471124 gene encoding protein PNS1-like — protein: MERSTGSNMQIQGQRTQSTAIVKVQQEPSIKIEPTVGGQLLRKLFQIIFFVQLFLVSILVIVLTIRGLIYAGSTDRFHPKKWYPPLLVSTASAGIVSFIWQSITFHCPSKAIKAVFWFTPLLTCAVGVLHILIGSPLSLAAGTIAIISGVIQSLYACWVNSRFDYASKILTVSTSAPPYNTTTFVIVSIITCLVYSSFSVTGIGGATATGTSLDIVFIVVILLSFLWSMQVIKNMLYVTISRIRYMNFACGVDINTRAAFHDTFKHLVGSVCIGSAIVPVIGTIRGSARAINLVAGDNDEFLFSCADCYSGFASTLITYGNRWGFVHVGVYNKGFIQASADTWEMFKRVELISLIDSDLTGVFCFLSGVAVGSICGIVGGTWELIIHKGYATEVSIYAFLIGYFMCRIALAWQQASVSAYYVSYAENPQSLRFDATIPVRIEQLHRFQV